One Vibrio gallaecicus genomic region harbors:
- a CDS encoding RluA family pseudouridine synthase: MPSSNTLFTRFNQSIEAYSLPEKFTFPFYYEPHPLCELAAQQLQDHLLEQTEWVHDFGLEERTASAKQETSAKHETKATKERGKMFGVLIVKNEQGEFGFLSAFSGKIADQNLLPGFVPPVFDMLAEGSFYRGQLAGVTKVSDQYKALLIAPEYLALKDQLAQNVTQSEIELEAQRQSIIEGRKERKAQRAEGEAKLDKDALLELTDKLGKQSVADKNKLKYLKLDWDNRLKALSDKLSIFTDEIAQFKEERARLSNVLQHKLFQQYAFLNTHGDIKDLNEIFVNTPNQVPPAGSGECAAPKLLQYAFSHNFTPIAMAEFWWGASPKSEVRKHKKYYASCQSKCEPILGHMLQGIEMDSNPLLENPAEGKDLDIIYQDDHIVVVNKPAEFLSVPGRTIKDSAALRIEQQFTDVEGPFVIHRLDMSTSGILIFALTKRANKSLQKQFMAREVKKRYVALVEGVLSDDEGFIHLPLRGDINDRPRQMVCHEHGKVAETKWEVVERYEDSTKVYLYPKTGRTHQLRVHCSHTEGLHMPIRGDDLYGHKSNRLHLHAETLEVEHPVTKEWLVFKVEEDF, translated from the coding sequence ATGCCTTCATCAAACACGCTGTTTACCCGCTTTAATCAATCTATCGAGGCATATTCGCTCCCTGAAAAATTCACCTTCCCTTTTTACTACGAGCCGCACCCTTTATGTGAGCTCGCCGCCCAACAGCTGCAAGATCATTTGCTTGAGCAAACAGAGTGGGTTCATGACTTTGGCCTAGAAGAACGCACAGCTTCTGCTAAACAAGAAACGTCAGCTAAACATGAAACGAAAGCCACTAAAGAGCGTGGCAAAATGTTTGGCGTCTTGATTGTGAAAAATGAGCAAGGTGAATTCGGGTTTCTTTCGGCTTTCTCAGGTAAAATTGCTGACCAAAATTTACTTCCAGGCTTTGTGCCACCAGTCTTTGATATGCTAGCTGAAGGCAGTTTTTATCGAGGTCAATTAGCGGGTGTAACAAAAGTCAGCGACCAATATAAAGCCCTGCTGATAGCCCCTGAATATCTCGCATTAAAAGATCAATTGGCTCAAAACGTTACGCAATCTGAGATTGAATTAGAAGCACAGCGCCAGTCCATTATTGAAGGCAGAAAAGAGCGCAAAGCACAGCGTGCAGAAGGCGAAGCTAAACTAGATAAAGACGCGTTACTTGAGCTTACTGATAAGCTGGGAAAACAAAGTGTTGCAGACAAAAACAAACTTAAGTATCTCAAACTAGATTGGGATAATAGGCTGAAAGCATTAAGTGATAAGTTAAGTATTTTCACTGATGAAATAGCACAATTCAAAGAAGAACGTGCTCGTTTGTCGAATGTCTTACAACATAAGCTCTTCCAGCAATACGCTTTTTTGAACACCCACGGTGACATTAAAGATCTGAATGAGATATTTGTGAATACGCCTAATCAAGTTCCACCAGCAGGCTCTGGCGAATGCGCCGCCCCTAAGCTGTTGCAGTATGCTTTTTCACACAATTTCACCCCAATTGCGATGGCAGAATTTTGGTGGGGAGCCTCACCTAAATCTGAAGTCCGTAAACATAAAAAATATTATGCATCTTGCCAAAGCAAATGTGAGCCAATACTCGGACACATGCTGCAAGGCATTGAGATGGACAGCAACCCACTATTAGAAAACCCTGCGGAAGGCAAAGATCTCGATATCATTTATCAAGACGATCATATTGTTGTGGTGAACAAGCCTGCCGAGTTTTTATCTGTACCAGGACGTACAATTAAAGATTCAGCGGCTCTGCGTATTGAGCAGCAATTTACAGATGTGGAAGGACCCTTTGTTATCCACCGATTGGATATGTCGACCTCCGGAATCTTGATTTTTGCATTAACCAAACGCGCTAACAAAAGCCTACAAAAACAGTTCATGGCAAGAGAAGTTAAAAAACGCTATGTGGCTTTGGTAGAAGGCGTATTGAGTGATGATGAAGGTTTTATCCACTTGCCGCTTAGAGGTGACATTAACGATAGACCAAGACAGATGGTGTGTCACGAGCACGGTAAAGTAGCCGAAACCAAATGGGAAGTGGTTGAACGATATGAAGACTCAACCAAAGTTTATTTATACCCAAAAACAGGCCGGACTCATCAGCTACGCGTTCATTGTTCACATACTGAAGGTTTGCATATGCCAATTAGAGGTGACGATTTATACGGTCATAAATCTAACCGTTTGCACTTACATGCTGAAACCCTTGAAGTTGAACACCCCGTAACAAAAGAGTGGTTAGTCTTTAAGGTTGAAGAGGATTTCTGA
- a CDS encoding SgrR family transcriptional regulator, which translates to MSDLNLMRYYLRLESLEAEVKVSVTLPEIAELLFTSLRHARTLLGKMHQEEWIIWEPKPGRNQRSNLTLRYSMLGLKQHIAAKFIEEGKYEKALSILDGDRSVFGSLLQETSGATMREGLLHVQLTYKRKFEDLFPHHIQRSSERFLLRQVFSCLASCNSEGKLEPELAHHWQYDSERYLWIFYLRPGLTFHDGQTIEAKQLVALFNALKELSFYQAELEHVESVYSEQPLQLCFKLSKADKGFAGLLAGVKYSIQPVEQVTRKAVKAVPQHKVASQHKSVHQHKTAPQHIIGTGPFRIVERNHDRLKLAAFDHYYGCRSLTDEVTIWQFEESMTGSARFDDSQMQVSSEQNSACFHQLGKTDTDLASSESDEQYSRVEDGCLFILFNQTTEKVPLTHEQRKYLAQIVSSDAIQSQLEANKGTFSVEYADNILPKWQKIHRSPSNAVDIPKQLSIAVYDYYALYRCAISISDILKRYGVEVEVNTYSYRELAQRSQANELTEDLVLCNLNLDDNAPSSLFSWLMNDPVLHSALGPLNSDWLKRQLDNHKASVELSDYLERLEPIASTLVSDYWLLPMFHHLQTVRFQGILKNVAITNWGWPEFKGVWSTD; encoded by the coding sequence TTGTCAGATTTAAATTTAATGCGTTACTACCTGAGGCTGGAGAGTTTAGAAGCCGAAGTGAAGGTGAGTGTGACTCTGCCTGAAATTGCCGAGTTACTTTTTACAAGCTTAAGGCATGCTCGAACGTTATTAGGAAAAATGCATCAAGAAGAATGGATTATTTGGGAACCGAAACCTGGGCGAAACCAGCGTTCCAATTTAACGTTGCGATATTCAATGCTTGGCTTAAAACAGCATATTGCCGCGAAATTTATTGAAGAGGGAAAGTACGAGAAAGCACTTTCTATTCTTGATGGAGACCGCAGCGTGTTTGGTTCTCTATTGCAAGAAACATCTGGCGCGACCATGCGTGAAGGATTATTGCATGTCCAGCTCACTTACAAGCGTAAATTTGAAGATCTTTTTCCCCACCATATCCAGCGCAGTAGTGAACGCTTTCTATTAAGACAAGTATTCAGTTGCTTAGCCAGTTGCAATTCGGAAGGGAAGCTTGAGCCTGAATTGGCGCATCATTGGCAGTATGATTCTGAGCGTTATTTGTGGATCTTCTACCTTAGACCGGGCTTAACTTTTCATGATGGGCAAACTATAGAAGCCAAGCAGCTGGTTGCTCTTTTTAATGCACTAAAGGAATTGTCTTTTTATCAGGCTGAGCTTGAGCATGTTGAGTCGGTATACAGTGAGCAACCACTGCAACTATGCTTTAAGTTATCGAAAGCGGATAAAGGGTTTGCGGGTTTATTAGCGGGCGTGAAGTATTCCATTCAACCAGTGGAGCAAGTGACTCGCAAAGCCGTGAAAGCTGTACCTCAACATAAAGTTGCCTCCCAACATAAATCAGTCCATCAACATAAAACAGCGCCCCAACATATTATTGGTACCGGACCATTTAGGATCGTGGAGCGAAATCACGACAGGCTTAAACTGGCTGCGTTTGATCATTACTACGGCTGCCGTTCGCTTACGGATGAAGTCACCATTTGGCAATTTGAGGAATCAATGACAGGCTCTGCCCGTTTTGATGACAGCCAAATGCAGGTGTCTTCTGAGCAAAACTCAGCCTGTTTTCATCAATTAGGGAAGACGGATACAGATCTTGCTTCTTCTGAGAGTGATGAGCAATACAGTAGAGTTGAAGACGGGTGCTTGTTTATCTTATTTAACCAGACGACGGAAAAGGTACCTTTAACGCATGAGCAAAGAAAGTACCTCGCTCAAATTGTCAGCTCCGACGCTATTCAGTCTCAATTGGAAGCGAACAAGGGGACATTTAGCGTTGAATATGCCGATAATATTCTTCCTAAGTGGCAAAAAATACACCGATCTCCATCGAATGCTGTCGATATTCCTAAGCAACTGTCGATTGCTGTTTATGACTATTACGCGTTATATCGCTGTGCAATAAGTATTTCGGATATCTTGAAAAGATATGGAGTAGAAGTGGAAGTGAATACTTACAGTTATCGAGAATTAGCGCAGCGTTCACAAGCTAATGAGTTAACTGAAGACTTGGTGCTGTGTAATTTAAACTTAGACGATAATGCACCTTCGTCACTTTTTTCATGGCTCATGAATGACCCAGTGCTTCATTCGGCGTTAGGGCCATTAAACAGCGATTGGTTAAAGCGACAGTTGGACAATCATAAAGCATCAGTAGAGTTATCTGACTACTTAGAAAGGTTAGAGCCTATCGCTTCAACTCTGGTTTCGGATTACTGGTTGCTGCCCATGTTTCATCATCTGCAAACGGTTCGCTTTCAAGGCATCCTTAAAAATGTGGCGATTACCAATTGGGGATGGCCGGAATTTAAAGGGGTATGGTCAACAGACTAG
- the rimK gene encoding 30S ribosomal protein S6--L-glutamate ligase, whose protein sequence is MRIAILSRNENLYSTSRLKAAGEARGHQVDVIDTLHCDIDIASNNPKIRYMGEELPQYDAVIPRIGASITFYGTAVVRQFEMMGTFCINESVAISRSRDKLRSLQLLSRKGIGLPKTGFASRPDKIQDLIKNVGGAPLVIKLLEGTQGIGVVLAETNKAAESVIEAFMGLKANILVQEFIEEANGADIRCFVVGNKVIAAMKRQAGEGEFRSNLHRGGTAQLVKLTKEERATAINAAKIMGLNLCGVDILQSKNGPVVMEVNSSPGLEGIEKATGKDVADMIFEFIEKNAKPNANRTRGKG, encoded by the coding sequence ATGCGTATCGCAATTCTTTCTCGTAACGAAAATCTATACTCTACTTCTCGCTTAAAAGCGGCTGGAGAAGCTCGTGGTCATCAGGTCGATGTTATCGACACGCTGCACTGTGATATAGATATCGCGAGTAACAATCCGAAGATTCGCTACATGGGTGAAGAGCTACCTCAATACGATGCAGTTATCCCACGTATTGGTGCTTCTATTACCTTTTACGGTACTGCAGTTGTACGCCAATTCGAAATGATGGGCACTTTTTGTATTAATGAATCCGTAGCAATTAGCCGTTCACGCGACAAACTACGCTCGCTACAGCTATTGTCTCGTAAAGGTATTGGCTTACCAAAAACAGGGTTCGCTAGCCGCCCAGACAAGATTCAAGACTTAATCAAAAACGTAGGTGGTGCGCCACTTGTGATTAAGCTTCTTGAAGGTACGCAAGGTATCGGCGTTGTTCTAGCAGAAACAAACAAAGCAGCTGAAAGCGTTATTGAAGCGTTCATGGGGCTTAAAGCGAACATCTTGGTTCAAGAGTTCATTGAAGAAGCAAATGGTGCTGATATCCGCTGCTTCGTAGTTGGCAACAAAGTAATCGCAGCAATGAAACGCCAAGCAGGTGAAGGTGAGTTCCGCTCTAACCTGCACCGTGGTGGTACTGCGCAACTGGTTAAACTAACCAAAGAAGAACGTGCGACGGCAATTAATGCTGCGAAGATCATGGGGTTAAACCTATGTGGTGTAGATATTCTACAATCTAAGAATGGACCAGTAGTAATGGAAGTAAACTCTTCACCTGGTTTAGAAGGCATTGAGAAAGCAACGGGCAAAGACGTTGCTGACATGATTTTCGAATTTATCGAAAAAAACGCAAAGCCAAATGCGAACCGTACTCGCGGTAAAGGCTGA
- a CDS encoding ATP-dependent zinc protease family protein codes for MNNKMIIGNTEALCLPELGIARLHTRVDTGAKTSSLHVDNIVCLKEDGEKYVEFDLHPDIYHLEETVRCKSKLKASRKIKSSNGESEHRCVIETMLEIGGKQWPIDITLSNRQDMTYMMLLGRQGMSDKVIVDPNESFLLRSDS; via the coding sequence ATGAACAATAAAATGATCATAGGGAATACTGAAGCATTATGCTTACCTGAGTTAGGGATTGCTCGTTTACATACTCGTGTTGATACGGGTGCAAAAACATCTTCACTGCATGTAGACAATATTGTCTGCTTGAAAGAAGACGGTGAAAAGTACGTTGAATTCGATTTACACCCAGATATCTATCATTTAGAAGAAACGGTGCGTTGTAAAAGTAAGTTAAAGGCGAGCAGAAAGATTAAATCATCGAATGGTGAATCTGAACATCGCTGCGTGATTGAAACCATGCTAGAAATTGGCGGAAAACAGTGGCCTATCGATATTACATTGAGCAACCGTCAAGATATGACTTACATGATGCTGCTTGGCAGACAAGGGATGAGCGATAAAGTGATCGTTGATCCAAATGAGTCATTCTTGCTTCGCAGCGACAGTTAA
- a CDS encoding MBL fold metallo-hydrolase — protein sequence MQLHTIKGYIQVMYLVEYPDKLLLLDGACRADIPHLKDFIESNLDRPFSDLHTVVVTHMHPDHAGAAHKLRALTGCRLVAAKRDKDWYHGWDGFLMHLTDLALARWMANRLGKPKANLWYSRKLKPDFTLEDGDAIPEFLEWQVLETPGHTDRDLTVYCPSHKIAYVADLMVEVKKKLIPPFPIFHPNQYRISVERIFKLEVDTLLAAHGVQIQLTEQAFTHLMESAPRSPVTHWRVTKIKSKSLVKYMWSLAFKSR from the coding sequence TTGCAACTTCATACGATCAAAGGCTATATCCAAGTCATGTATTTGGTGGAATATCCCGATAAATTATTACTTCTAGATGGAGCATGTCGAGCGGATATACCTCACCTAAAAGACTTCATTGAATCGAACTTAGATCGGCCTTTTAGTGATCTACACACTGTGGTGGTTACTCACATGCACCCTGACCATGCGGGCGCTGCGCATAAATTGAGAGCTTTGACTGGATGCCGACTGGTCGCAGCCAAGCGAGATAAAGATTGGTACCACGGTTGGGATGGGTTTCTAATGCATTTAACTGACTTGGCTTTGGCTCGGTGGATGGCAAACCGATTGGGGAAGCCCAAAGCGAACTTGTGGTATTCACGCAAGTTGAAGCCGGATTTCACGTTAGAAGATGGTGATGCTATTCCTGAATTTTTAGAGTGGCAGGTACTTGAAACTCCAGGTCATACTGACCGTGACTTAACCGTGTATTGCCCTTCGCATAAGATTGCTTATGTGGCTGACTTAATGGTTGAAGTGAAGAAAAAATTGATCCCACCATTTCCAATTTTTCATCCGAATCAGTACCGAATATCCGTAGAACGTATTTTTAAACTAGAGGTGGATACTTTACTTGCGGCGCATGGTGTGCAAATTCAATTAACTGAACAAGCATTTACACACTTAATGGAAAGCGCTCCGCGGAGCCCTGTTACCCACTGGCGAGTGACAAAAATAAAATCGAAAAGCTTGGTGAAATATATGTGGTCGCTTGCTTTTAAATCTCGATAA